A genomic window from Flavobacterium johnsoniae includes:
- the gmk gene encoding guanylate kinase, with the protein MNKGKLIVFSAPSGSGKTTIVKHLLGQEDLNLEFSISAASRDPRGEEVHGKDYYFISLEEFKKHIKAEDFLEWEEVYRDNFYGTLKSEIERIWALGKNVIFDIDVAGGLRIKHKFPEQTLAVFVKPPSVDELKRRLKERSTESEDKINMRIAKASVELATAPQFDVIIKNYDLEVALEEAHQLVKDFVNK; encoded by the coding sequence ATGAACAAAGGAAAATTAATTGTTTTTTCGGCACCATCAGGATCGGGAAAAACAACTATCGTAAAACATTTATTAGGGCAAGAAGATTTAAATCTTGAATTTTCAATCTCGGCTGCCTCACGTGACCCGCGCGGAGAAGAAGTTCACGGAAAAGATTATTATTTTATTTCGTTAGAAGAGTTCAAAAAACACATTAAAGCAGAAGATTTCTTAGAATGGGAAGAAGTATATCGTGATAACTTTTACGGCACTTTAAAATCTGAAATCGAACGTATTTGGGCTTTAGGAAAAAATGTAATTTTTGACATTGACGTTGCCGGAGGATTACGTATTAAACATAAATTTCCGGAACAAACTTTAGCCGTTTTTGTAAAACCACCAAGTGTTGACGAACTTAAGCGTAGATTAAAAGAACGCTCTACAGAAAGCGAAGACAAAATCAATATGCGTATTGCAAAAGCATCTGTAGAATTGGCAACAGCTCCTCAATTTGACGTAATTATCAAAAATTATGATTTAGAAGTTGCTCTTGAAGAAGCGCATCAATTGGTTAAGGATTTCGTAAATAAATAA
- the nadD gene encoding nicotinate (nicotinamide) nucleotide adenylyltransferase: protein MKVGLYFGTYNPIHVGHLIIANHMAEFADLDQIWMVVTPHNPLKKKATLLDDHHRLQMVFLATEDYPKIKPSDIEFKLPQPNYTVITLAHLQEKYPNHEFSLIMGEDNLKTLHKWKNYEVILDNHDIYVYPRISDEPENVELKSHPKIHVIDAPIVEISSTFIRKSIKEGKNIQPLLPPKVWEYIDHNNFYKK, encoded by the coding sequence ATGAAAGTAGGTCTTTATTTCGGAACATATAATCCTATTCATGTTGGTCATTTAATCATTGCCAATCATATGGCAGAATTTGCCGATTTAGATCAGATTTGGATGGTCGTTACGCCACATAATCCATTAAAAAAGAAAGCGACTTTATTAGATGATCATCATCGTTTGCAAATGGTTTTTCTGGCGACGGAAGATTATCCGAAAATAAAACCCTCAGATATTGAGTTTAAATTACCTCAGCCGAATTATACCGTAATTACTTTAGCGCATTTACAAGAGAAATATCCAAATCATGAATTTTCTTTAATTATGGGCGAAGACAATCTGAAAACGCTTCATAAATGGAAAAACTATGAAGTAATTTTAGACAATCATGACATTTATGTTTATCCGAGAATTTCTGATGAACCTGAAAATGTTGAGCTAAAATCGCATCCAAAAATTCATGTAATTGATGCACCAATTGTGGAAATTTCTTCGACTTTTATTCGAAAGAGCATTAAAGAAGGTAAAAATATTCAACCTTTATTGCCTCCGAAAGTTTGGGAATATATTGATCACAATAATTTTTATAAGAAGTAA
- a CDS encoding LysR family transcriptional regulator gives MVNLEWYRTFKAVYKNGNFSVAAKELFMSQPAVSQQISMLEAHVGNKLFNRKSKGVEPTEYAKLLNNLIIDALERLENVETSFRTKAEDANRLISVGISKHLFDCVGDLLISKFDLIDFTFAENEELFALVDAKKLDFAITTKRFDTFDTTYEIVGKIKLILVAPTSLDITEFRQRLKADNYTEIEQWLNGQKWYSHDARIPHIKVFWLHAFNKKRPSMVPNYIIPSESEMLRLLAKNDGVAATWNCNARKLIKENKLQLVWNSFHVPEEFVYLLTAKNTNSNSFFETIAKELKLFFGNRL, from the coding sequence ATGGTAAATCTAGAATGGTACAGAACTTTTAAGGCAGTTTACAAAAACGGTAATTTTTCAGTGGCTGCGAAGGAATTATTTATGAGTCAGCCAGCGGTTAGTCAGCAGATTTCAATGCTTGAGGCGCACGTCGGAAATAAATTATTTAACCGGAAATCGAAAGGAGTTGAGCCAACCGAATATGCTAAGTTACTAAATAATTTGATAATAGATGCGTTAGAAAGGCTTGAAAATGTGGAAACTAGCTTTAGAACCAAAGCCGAAGATGCCAATCGATTAATTTCAGTCGGGATTTCAAAACATCTTTTTGACTGCGTTGGCGATCTTCTTATTTCTAAGTTTGATTTAATCGATTTCACTTTCGCAGAAAATGAAGAACTTTTTGCATTGGTCGATGCCAAAAAACTCGATTTTGCCATTACAACAAAAAGGTTCGATACTTTTGATACTACTTACGAAATTGTCGGTAAAATCAAATTGATATTGGTCGCACCAACAAGTTTGGATATAACAGAATTTCGCCAGAGGTTAAAAGCAGATAATTATACAGAAATTGAGCAATGGCTCAACGGACAAAAATGGTACAGTCATGATGCGCGAATTCCGCACATAAAAGTCTTTTGGCTGCATGCTTTCAACAAAAAAAGACCCTCTATGGTTCCCAATTACATTATTCCATCAGAATCTGAAATGTTGAGACTTTTGGCTAAAAATGATGGCGTTGCGGCAACATGGAATTGCAACGCTAGAAAATTAATTAAAGAAAATAAACTGCAATTGGTTTGGAATAGTTTTCACGTTCCAGAAGAATTTGTGTATTTATTGACGGCAAAGAATACCAATTCAAATTCGTTTTTCGAAACTATTGCTAAAGAGTTAAAACTGTTTTTTGGGAATAGGTTGTAA
- a CDS encoding septal ring lytic transglycosylase RlpA family protein, with amino-acid sequence MRNKKIILFATIAFTLISGFTYVISQTKPATDPKITQDTVKNARPNIIALPVDSVFTDKGLKLRPYKKNAHASYYADRFNGKRTANGSRFNNNSYTAAHKKLPFGTRVKVTNEANGKFVIVKITDRGPFVKTREIDLSKRAFMDITKNKGAGAMKVTIETIVE; translated from the coding sequence ATGAGAAATAAAAAAATCATTTTATTCGCCACAATCGCTTTCACTTTAATTAGTGGTTTTACCTATGTTATAAGTCAAACAAAACCTGCAACAGACCCAAAAATTACTCAAGACACTGTAAAAAATGCAAGACCAAATATTATTGCATTGCCAGTTGACTCAGTTTTCACAGACAAAGGCTTGAAACTTCGACCATACAAAAAAAACGCACATGCCTCCTACTATGCAGATCGTTTTAATGGAAAAAGAACCGCTAACGGAAGCAGATTCAACAACAACAGTTATACTGCAGCTCACAAAAAACTTCCTTTTGGAACTAGAGTAAAAGTAACCAATGAAGCAAACGGAAAGTTTGTTATTGTAAAAATTACCGACCGCGGTCCATTTGTAAAAACCCGTGAGATTGATTTATCCAAAAGAGCTTTTATGGACATTACCAAAAACAAAGGTGCCGGAGCAATGAAAGTTACAATCGAAACAATAGTAGAATAA
- a CDS encoding DinB family protein: protein MSSVFETQKTIREILLKILEGHSLEQLNKIPQGFNNNLIWNVAHCVAAQQTLVYKLSGLPTMVSEEFISKYRKGTKPEGDVSEEEVNEIKTLLLSTFEKTKNDFESGLFVEYNEYTTSMGFTLSNVQDALDFNNYHEGIHTGIAMTLRKLV from the coding sequence ATGAGTTCGGTTTTTGAAACGCAAAAAACAATCAGAGAAATTCTCTTAAAAATCTTAGAAGGACATTCTTTAGAACAATTAAATAAAATTCCGCAAGGTTTTAATAATAATCTTATCTGGAATGTAGCGCACTGCGTTGCTGCACAGCAAACATTGGTGTACAAATTATCGGGACTTCCAACAATGGTTTCGGAAGAATTTATTTCGAAATATCGAAAAGGAACAAAACCTGAAGGAGATGTTTCGGAAGAAGAAGTGAATGAAATTAAAACTTTGCTTTTGAGTACATTCGAAAAAACAAAAAATGATTTCGAAAGTGGTCTTTTTGTCGAATATAATGAATACACAACAAGCATGGGATTTACATTAAGTAATGTTCAAGATGCATTAGATTTTAATAATTATCACGAAGGAATTCATACTGGAATCGCGATGACTTTGAGAAAATTGGTTTAA
- a CDS encoding PKD domain-containing protein, which produces MKKIATVLMITIVFFMSNSCSKSDDEAIVDCFGDSILTELKHTADGTNSKIINYSIQYSGENTVTSVKWTFGDGKTETINTSTGAVSHTYSAAGTFEVKADVTLKKGGGSCTVSPKKSVTVN; this is translated from the coding sequence ATGAAAAAGATCGCGACAGTTTTGATGATTACCATCGTGTTTTTTATGAGCAATTCTTGCAGTAAAAGCGATGATGAAGCAATAGTAGATTGTTTTGGTGATTCAATATTAACCGAACTAAAGCATACTGCTGACGGAACAAATTCAAAAATAATTAATTACTCCATTCAATATAGTGGAGAGAATACCGTAACGTCTGTAAAATGGACTTTTGGCGACGGAAAAACCGAAACCATAAATACTTCGACAGGAGCCGTATCGCATACTTACAGTGCTGCAGGAACTTTTGAAGTTAAAGCAGATGTAACACTAAAAAAAGGTGGCGGAAGCTGTACAGTTAGCCCAAAGAAAAGTGTAACAGTGAACTAA
- a CDS encoding nicotinate phosphoribosyltransferase, with translation MNPLLLTDGYKVDHRRQYPDGTTIVYSNWTPRKSRIEELDEVVFFGLQYFIKKYIIHDFEEYFFKKPKEEVVNKYAKRINNYLGENLVGTKHIVDLHDLGYIPMVFKALPEGASVPLRVPMFTMYNTIPEFFWLTNYFETLLSAVVWLPCNSATLAKQYRKVLDKYAAETSSVPEFVDWQAHDFSMRGMGGIEAALTSAAGHLLSFTGSDTIPAIDFLEEYYNANSDLELVAGSVAATEHSVMCMGTTEGEYETFKRLITQVYPKGIVSIVSDTWDLWKVLTDYLPRLKEEIVSREGKVVIRPDSGDPVDIICGNPNGKTEQEKKGVIELLWDVFGGSTNTKGFKELVPQIGAIYGDSITVARATQICERLKAKGFASTNVVLGIGSFTYQYNTRDTFGFAMKATYGEVNGEGRAIFKDPITDDGTKKSAKGLMKIDLIDGKYHLTDNVSWEEEKQGELKEVFRDGKLLVDQSLSEIRTRVKSEVSIEA, from the coding sequence ATGAACCCACTACTATTAACCGACGGTTACAAAGTTGACCACAGAAGACAATATCCAGACGGAACAACAATTGTGTATTCTAACTGGACACCAAGAAAATCTAGAATCGAGGAGCTAGACGAAGTTGTATTTTTTGGACTGCAATACTTCATTAAAAAATATATCATTCATGATTTTGAAGAATATTTCTTTAAAAAGCCAAAAGAAGAAGTCGTAAATAAATATGCGAAAAGAATCAATAACTATTTGGGAGAAAATTTAGTTGGAACAAAACATATCGTAGATTTGCACGATTTAGGTTATATTCCGATGGTTTTTAAAGCCTTGCCAGAAGGAGCAAGTGTTCCTTTGCGTGTGCCGATGTTTACGATGTACAATACAATTCCAGAATTTTTCTGGTTGACAAATTATTTTGAAACGTTACTTTCTGCTGTGGTTTGGCTTCCTTGTAATTCTGCGACTTTGGCAAAACAATACAGAAAAGTGTTAGACAAATATGCGGCGGAAACTTCTTCTGTTCCAGAATTTGTAGATTGGCAAGCACACGATTTCTCAATGCGAGGAATGGGTGGAATCGAAGCGGCTTTGACTTCTGCAGCGGGACATTTATTGAGTTTTACAGGTTCTGATACTATTCCGGCGATCGATTTCTTAGAAGAATATTACAATGCTAATTCAGATTTAGAGCTTGTAGCGGGTTCTGTAGCTGCAACAGAACATTCTGTAATGTGCATGGGAACAACAGAAGGTGAATATGAAACTTTCAAGAGATTGATTACGCAAGTTTATCCAAAAGGAATTGTTTCTATCGTTTCTGATACTTGGGATTTATGGAAAGTTTTAACAGATTATCTTCCAAGATTAAAAGAAGAAATTGTTTCTAGAGAAGGAAAAGTCGTAATTCGTCCTGATAGCGGTGATCCAGTTGATATTATCTGCGGAAATCCGAACGGAAAAACAGAACAAGAAAAGAAAGGTGTTATTGAATTACTTTGGGATGTTTTTGGAGGTTCTACAAATACAAAAGGGTTTAAAGAATTAGTGCCTCAAATTGGTGCGATTTATGGAGATAGTATCACCGTAGCACGTGCAACTCAAATCTGCGAACGATTAAAAGCTAAAGGATTTGCTTCTACGAATGTCGTATTAGGAATTGGATCTTTTACTTATCAATACAATACCAGAGATACTTTCGGATTTGCGATGAAAGCAACTTACGGAGAAGTAAACGGAGAGGGAAGAGCGATATTCAAAGACCCGATTACAGATGACGGAACCAAAAAATCTGCTAAAGGATTGATGAAAATTGATTTAATCGATGGAAAGTATCATTTAACTGATAATGTTTCTTGGGAAGAAGAAAAACAAGGTGAATTGAAAGAGGTTTTTAGAGATGGAAAACTTTTAGTAGATCAATCACTTAGTGAGATTAGAACTCGAGTGAAAAGTGAAGTAAGTATCGAAGCATAA
- a CDS encoding iron-containing alcohol dehydrogenase codes for MLNFELYNPTNLIFGKGQIEKLSTLVPKNAKILLAYGGGSIFKNGIYDQVINNLKGFEIVEFGGIEPNPRFETLMKAVDVIKAEKIDFILAVGGGSVIDGVKFISGAVNFEGNPIDILQKRILIKENALPFGTVLTLPATGSEMNSGYVVTIEATQEKLSSGGSALFPQFSICDPTVIASLPKRQLENGVVDAFTHVMEQYLTYPTDAFLQDRIAEGILQTLIEVGPGVVENPTDYTLASNFMWSCTMALNGLIQKGVPSDWATHMIGHELTALYEIDHARTLAIIGPSLYTVMFESKKGKLAQYGRRIFNLTGSDDEVAKEAINKTVEFFHTMGMDTKLSQYTNDYSKTAEFIVNRFDERGWKGLGEKQLVTLDKVKSIVELSY; via the coding sequence ATGCTCAACTTTGAATTATATAATCCGACGAATTTAATCTTCGGAAAAGGACAAATTGAAAAACTTTCGACTTTAGTTCCAAAAAATGCTAAAATATTATTGGCTTATGGCGGCGGAAGTATTTTTAAAAACGGAATTTACGATCAAGTAATCAACAATTTAAAAGGTTTTGAAATTGTAGAATTTGGCGGAATAGAACCAAATCCAAGATTTGAAACTTTGATGAAAGCTGTTGATGTAATTAAGGCTGAAAAAATCGATTTTATTCTTGCTGTTGGCGGAGGATCTGTAATTGATGGCGTGAAATTTATTTCAGGAGCCGTTAATTTTGAAGGAAATCCGATTGACATTCTACAAAAAAGAATATTAATTAAAGAAAATGCTTTACCGTTTGGAACTGTTTTGACGCTTCCAGCAACAGGAAGCGAAATGAATTCTGGTTATGTCGTGACAATTGAAGCAACTCAAGAAAAATTATCTTCTGGTGGAAGTGCTTTGTTTCCGCAATTCTCTATTTGCGATCCGACTGTAATTGCTTCTTTACCAAAAAGACAACTTGAAAATGGTGTTGTAGATGCTTTTACACACGTTATGGAACAATATTTAACGTATCCGACTGATGCTTTTCTACAAGACAGAATTGCAGAAGGAATTTTACAGACTTTAATTGAAGTTGGTCCAGGCGTTGTAGAAAATCCGACAGATTATACTTTGGCTTCCAACTTTATGTGGAGCTGTACAATGGCGTTAAACGGATTAATTCAGAAAGGTGTTCCGAGCGATTGGGCAACGCATATGATTGGTCACGAACTAACAGCACTTTACGAAATTGACCATGCTAGAACTTTGGCGATTATCGGTCCGAGTTTGTACACTGTAATGTTTGAAAGTAAAAAAGGAAAATTGGCTCAATACGGAAGACGAATTTTTAATTTAACAGGTTCTGATGACGAAGTGGCAAAAGAAGCAATCAATAAAACGGTTGAGTTTTTCCATACAATGGGAATGGATACGAAACTTTCTCAATATACAAACGACTATTCAAAAACAGCAGAATTTATCGTAAATCGCTTTGATGAAAGAGGTTGGAAAGGTTTAGGCGAAAAGCAATTAGTAACTTTAGATAAAGTGAAATCTATTGTTGAACTTAGTTATTAG
- a CDS encoding NUDIX hydrolase, with protein sequence MEKLQNIRIAVDAIVFGYKSSGLYALLIEQQFGSSDKYWALPGGLVKDEESLSDAVIRELHEETSVQLTFMEQLFTFGDDIYRDSRNRVISVAYYALIDASTLEIKANTDAEKVQWFKIDEIPSLAFDHNLILKKGIERLKAKLTYEPIGFDLLPEEFLFSDLENLYCTILEKEIDRRNFRKKILSFDILEQTENISPVKSGRPAKLFRFNKLKYKELIEKGFHFEIKFA encoded by the coding sequence ATGGAAAAATTGCAAAATATTAGAATTGCCGTCGATGCAATTGTTTTTGGATATAAAAGCAGCGGTTTGTATGCGTTATTGATTGAACAGCAATTTGGTTCTTCTGATAAATATTGGGCTTTGCCTGGCGGTTTGGTAAAAGATGAAGAATCTTTGAGCGATGCCGTTATTCGTGAACTGCATGAAGAAACTAGTGTGCAATTAACCTTTATGGAACAATTATTCACTTTTGGCGATGATATTTACCGAGACTCTAGAAATCGTGTTATTTCTGTTGCTTATTACGCTTTAATCGATGCTTCTACATTAGAAATTAAAGCGAATACAGATGCCGAAAAAGTGCAATGGTTTAAAATTGACGAAATTCCGTCTTTGGCTTTCGATCATAATTTGATTTTAAAAAAAGGAATAGAAAGACTAAAAGCTAAACTAACTTACGAACCAATTGGTTTTGATTTACTTCCAGAAGAATTCTTGTTTTCGGATCTTGAAAACCTTTATTGTACTATTTTAGAAAAAGAAATCGACCGAAGAAACTTTCGAAAAAAAATACTAAGCTTTGATATTTTAGAGCAAACTGAAAATATTTCACCTGTAAAAAGCGGACGTCCAGCTAAACTTTTTAGATTTAATAAATTAAAGTACAAAGAGTTAATAGAAAAAGGTTTTCACTTCGAAATAAAGTTTGCGTAA
- a CDS encoding YicC/YloC family endoribonuclease, with translation MIQSMTGFGKASLQLPTKKITVEVKSLNSKGLDLNVRMPSLYREMELGLRTQISTKLERGKIDFAIYIENTAEQTTTKVNVPVVKYYIAQLKEVNPDADETELMKMAVRMPDTLKTEREEIDEDDWEQIQVIIDEALQNILNFRKDEGESLEKEFNLRIGNIRQFMNDTLALDPERIQAIKDRLQNAISELQVNVDENRFEQELIYYLEKLDITEEKVRLGNHLDYFLETLNGSEANGRKLGFITQEMGREINTMGSKSNHAQMQKLVVMMKDELEKIKEQVLNVL, from the coding sequence ATGATACAATCTATGACAGGGTTTGGCAAAGCTTCTTTGCAATTGCCTACAAAAAAAATTACTGTTGAAGTAAAATCCTTAAACAGCAAAGGTTTAGATCTAAATGTAAGAATGCCATCGCTTTACCGCGAAATGGAATTAGGATTACGTACTCAGATTTCGACCAAACTGGAGAGAGGAAAAATTGATTTTGCGATTTACATCGAAAACACCGCAGAACAAACCACAACTAAAGTAAATGTACCTGTTGTAAAATACTATATCGCACAGTTAAAAGAAGTCAATCCTGATGCAGATGAAACGGAATTAATGAAAATGGCAGTTCGTATGCCTGACACATTAAAAACAGAACGTGAAGAAATTGACGAAGATGATTGGGAACAAATTCAGGTTATTATTGACGAAGCGCTTCAAAACATTTTAAATTTTAGAAAAGACGAAGGTGAATCTTTAGAAAAAGAATTCAATCTAAGAATTGGAAATATTCGCCAATTTATGAACGATACTTTAGCTCTTGATCCAGAACGCATTCAAGCAATTAAAGATCGTTTGCAAAATGCTATTTCAGAATTACAAGTTAATGTAGATGAAAACCGTTTTGAGCAGGAATTAATCTATTATTTAGAGAAATTAGACATTACGGAAGAAAAAGTACGTTTAGGAAACCATCTGGACTATTTTTTAGAAACTTTAAACGGTTCTGAAGCTAATGGTAGAAAACTTGGTTTTATTACTCAAGAAATGGGGCGTGAAATCAATACAATGGGCTCAAAATCAAATCATGCTCAAATGCAGAAATTGGTTGTAATGATGAAAGATGAATTGGAAAAAATTAAGGAACAGGTATTAAACGTTCTTTAG
- the prs gene encoding ribose-phosphate diphosphokinase, whose amino-acid sequence MILNLDPKFAPFQNQEEIKFQSFTFSGGEPHIKINPDFDPNRKITITHRLNSFNDLGLLCVTVDALRRMDVKIIDLFIPYFPAARQDRVMIPGEPLSVKVYADIINALQLSKVYVFDAHSEVTPALLNNSTVIPNYTFIKEVLNRIGENVKLISPDGGALKKIYKVSEFLGGVEVVECSKSRDVKTGKLSGFKVYEDDLNGMDCLIVDDICDGGGTFVGLAEELKKKNAGKLYLAVSHGIFNKGFEVLNCFDGIFTTNSFKDFDDQSVIQIKLEKLI is encoded by the coding sequence ATGATACTAAATCTTGACCCAAAATTCGCTCCTTTTCAAAATCAGGAAGAAATCAAATTTCAAAGTTTTACTTTCTCTGGAGGAGAGCCACATATTAAAATCAATCCAGATTTTGATCCGAATAGAAAAATTACAATTACACATAGACTAAACTCTTTCAATGATTTAGGTTTATTGTGTGTCACAGTTGATGCTTTACGTAGAATGGACGTTAAAATTATCGATCTTTTTATTCCTTATTTTCCAGCGGCAAGACAAGATCGCGTGATGATTCCAGGCGAACCACTTTCTGTAAAAGTATATGCTGATATTATAAATGCTTTACAATTGAGCAAAGTTTATGTTTTTGATGCGCACTCAGAAGTTACTCCAGCTTTGTTGAATAATAGTACAGTTATTCCAAATTATACTTTTATCAAAGAAGTTTTAAATAGAATTGGAGAAAATGTAAAATTGATTTCTCCAGACGGAGGCGCTTTGAAAAAAATCTACAAAGTATCTGAGTTTTTAGGCGGAGTAGAAGTTGTAGAATGCAGTAAAAGCCGCGATGTGAAAACTGGAAAATTGTCTGGGTTTAAAGTTTACGAAGATGATTTAAACGGAATGGATTGTTTAATTGTAGATGATATTTGCGACGGTGGTGGAACTTTTGTCGGACTGGCCGAAGAATTGAAAAAGAAAAATGCCGGAAAATTATACTTAGCCGTAAGCCACGGAATTTTCAATAAAGGTTTCGAAGTTTTAAATTGCTTTGATGGCATTTTTACAACAAATTCATTTAAAGATTTTGACGATCAAAGTGTTATCCAAATTAAATTAGAAAAATTAATATAA
- a CDS encoding arsenate reductase family protein: protein MDKIYYLASCDTCRKIIKSLPENNLVFQDIRQDPITEDQLEEMYQLSGSYEALFSKKAQLYKSMDLKNKSLTETDFKKYILEHYTFLSRPVFIIDGKIYIGNSQKNVAEVIKALS, encoded by the coding sequence ATGGACAAAATATATTATTTAGCTTCTTGCGATACGTGCAGAAAAATCATTAAAAGCTTACCAGAAAACAATTTGGTTTTTCAAGACATTAGACAAGATCCAATTACTGAAGATCAGCTTGAAGAAATGTACCAACTTTCAGGAAGTTACGAAGCTTTATTCAGCAAAAAAGCACAGTTGTACAAATCAATGGATTTAAAAAACAAATCTTTGACCGAAACTGATTTTAAAAAATACATTTTAGAACATTACACTTTTTTAAGCCGTCCGGTTTTTATTATTGACGGTAAGATTTACATCGGCAACAGCCAAAAAAATGTCGCAGAAGTTATAAAAGCATTATCGTAA
- a CDS encoding type 1 glutamine amidotransferase domain-containing protein, with amino-acid sequence MKKIALLAITAFTAVSISAEAQKSNKKSMKKVLFVVTSNDKLGNTGEKTGFWSEEFAAPYYELLDQGVEITIASPLGGQPPIDPKSADPASATEDTKRFDADKVLQEKLKNTLKLSTVDQKDYDAVFYPGGHGPLWDLVEDRSSIALIESFYTHKKPVAFVCHAPAVLKNVKVDGQYLVKGKKITGFTNEEEEAVGLTKVVPFLLEDALASNGGIFSKGPNWQPYAVEDGLLITGQNPASSKLVAGKLLKELNRKK; translated from the coding sequence ATGAAGAAAATAGCATTACTCGCAATAACTGCATTTACAGCCGTAAGCATTTCTGCTGAGGCTCAAAAGTCTAATAAAAAAAGTATGAAAAAAGTCTTATTTGTTGTTACCAGCAATGATAAACTGGGCAATACAGGAGAAAAAACAGGATTTTGGTCAGAAGAATTTGCTGCGCCATATTATGAATTACTAGATCAAGGCGTTGAAATTACAATTGCTTCTCCGCTTGGAGGACAACCGCCAATTGATCCAAAAAGTGCCGATCCGGCTTCGGCAACAGAAGACACGAAACGTTTTGATGCTGATAAAGTTTTACAAGAAAAATTAAAAAACACTTTAAAACTTTCTACAGTTGACCAAAAAGATTACGACGCAGTATTTTATCCAGGAGGTCACGGTCCGCTTTGGGATTTGGTTGAAGACAGAAGTTCAATTGCTTTAATTGAATCTTTCTACACGCACAAAAAACCAGTTGCTTTTGTTTGTCACGCTCCTGCCGTTCTAAAAAACGTAAAAGTTGATGGACAATATTTAGTGAAAGGTAAAAAAATTACCGGTTTTACTAATGAGGAAGAAGAAGCAGTAGGTTTGACAAAAGTGGTTCCGTTTTTATTGGAAGACGCTTTAGCATCAAACGGAGGAATTTTTTCTAAAGGTCCAAACTGGCAACCATACGCAGTTGAAGACGGACTTTTAATTACAGGACAAAATCCAGCTTCATCGAAATTGGTGGCAGGGAAATTGTTGAAGGAATTAAACCGTAAAAAATAA